The DNA window GCCATACTCCCAAATCCGGCCCGCGCGGTTAGCTCAGTGGTAGAGCACTACAATGACACTGTAGGGGTCACAGGTTCAAATCCTGTACCGCGCACCATTTTCTACTTTTCCAACCCTGAGCCACGGCGCAAATCGTTATTCTTCATTCAATGAGACTTTTTTATCCTGCCGTCACCCTGGCTGTCCTCGCCATGGGCGGGTGCTCTGCCCCCACCCGAAAATTCGACCTCGACCAGATGATGGGCAAAGTTGAAATCGGCATGAACGAGGTTCAGGTCACCCAAATCCTCGGTGCTCCGACCCGGATCGATGTCGTCGACGGCCGCCGCTTGCTGCGGTACGAAGGCACCGACGGCGGATTCCTGGTGGTGTCGCTCATCGGCAACCGGGTCACCGATGCCCGCCGGCACAACAAGGGCGAATGAAACCCTTGACCGACTAAACTCGGTTGTGTCCAATTCCATCACCCGGCGATCCCTCCTCGCGGCTGGGGCCGCGGCGGCATTCGCCAAGCCCGGTTTCACCACAAACCTCTTTGCCCCCCAAGCCAAATCCCCTCGGATCGTTTGTTCCAGCAACGGGCATTCGGTCAAGAACGGCGGCGAGGAAACCTGCATCCAAACCGCATTCCGCATGATGACCGGCGGTTCCGACATCCTGGAATGTCTCATCGCCGGGGTCAACATCGTGGAAAGCGATCCCGCCGACACCAGCGTCGGCTATGGCGGCATCCCCAACGCCCAAGGGGTCATCCAGCTGGATTCCTGCTGCATGCATGGCCCCAAAAAGTGGGCCGGGGGGGTCGCCTGCCTGGAAGGGGTCCGCAACCCGTCCAAAGTCGCCTACCTCGTCGCTACATCTACCGACCACCACCTGCTGGTGGGTGCCGGCGCCCAAGAATTCGCCCGGAAGATGGGGTTTGAAATCGAAGCCGACCTCAACACCGAGCGGTCGCGCCGGGCCTGGCTGGAATGGCTCCGCCGCACCGACCCCGAACACTACCTTGACCCCGCCAAACGCCAAACCCCGCCCCCGGAACAAGGACTCGAAACCGCCATGCAAATGGCCCAGGAAGGGTGGTTCGACCCCGAACACCTGTGGGGCACCATCAACTGCAACGGCATCAACGCCAGTGGAGAGATCGCTGGGGTCACCACAACCAGCGGGCTCGCCTTCAAAATCCCCGGCCGGGTTGGGGATTCGCCGATCCTAGGGGCCGGTCTCTATGTCGACAACGCCGTCGGCGCGGCCGGATCCACCGGGCGGGGCGAAGCCAACCTCTACAACCTGTGCAGCTATCTCATTGTCGAAGAAATGCGTCGGGGAGCCCACCCCAAAGATGCCGGAATGACTGCCCTGCGCCGGGTTGCCTCCCAAACAATTGAAAAGCGCCTGCTCACCGAATCCGGCCGGCCCAATTTTGGGCTCAATTTCTACATCTTGGATAATCAAGGGCGATATGCGGGCGTGTCGTTCACCCGGTCGAAGTTCGCCGTCTGCGACGAAAATGGCCCCCGGCACGAGGATTCCGAACCTTTCTACGATTGACACAAAAAGGCCCGGGAGAGCAAATCTCCCGGGCCTGATCTTAGATCGATCCGGCGATTAGTGGTCGGCTTTTTCGGTTGCCACGCCCGGGGTTTTAACGTGATCCTTGGCGTTGGGAG is part of the Armatimonadota bacterium genome and encodes:
- a CDS encoding N(4)-(beta-N-acetylglucosaminyl)-L-asparaginase, encoding MSNSITRRSLLAAGAAAAFAKPGFTTNLFAPQAKSPRIVCSSNGHSVKNGGEETCIQTAFRMMTGGSDILECLIAGVNIVESDPADTSVGYGGIPNAQGVIQLDSCCMHGPKKWAGGVACLEGVRNPSKVAYLVATSTDHHLLVGAGAQEFARKMGFEIEADLNTERSRRAWLEWLRRTDPEHYLDPAKRQTPPPEQGLETAMQMAQEGWFDPEHLWGTINCNGINASGEIAGVTTTSGLAFKIPGRVGDSPILGAGLYVDNAVGAAGSTGRGEANLYNLCSYLIVEEMRRGAHPKDAGMTALRRVASQTIEKRLLTESGRPNFGLNFYILDNQGRYAGVSFTRSKFAVCDENGPRHEDSEPFYD